A region from the Candidatus Thorarchaeota archaeon genome encodes:
- a CDS encoding substrate-binding domain-containing protein → MMRTEKRMIITVAVIAIMIGSVGVYFYIVQMGQKEPLTISTTTSLYDTGLLDALKAAYEEKHPNVVLAFIAAGTGIALEQAKKGDADMILVHAPSLEQEFMEEGYGVNRKVFAYNFFVVVGPKSDPAQINKSSPITALQKIYAYGHAHNTSLWVSRDDNSGTNTKEKALWAAAGFNYTIIHDEPWFVSSGTGMGTTLNIANERNLYTLSDIGTFLKYRADGLIDLQNLIQDDKTLLNVYSAMAVNKTIIAHAKIDIAMEFIKYLVSDEGQELIGGYGNETFDTPLFYPAVKVIKTHSPTDIANWIEDYAFFDVGGTRYECPPKWRYGDYGVYP, encoded by the coding sequence ATGATGAGGACCGAGAAAAGAATGATCATCACAGTAGCAGTGATTGCAATAATGATTGGCTCTGTGGGAGTCTATTTTTACATCGTACAGATGGGCCAAAAGGAGCCCTTGACGATATCAACGACTACAAGCCTCTATGACACAGGACTTCTTGATGCCTTGAAGGCTGCCTATGAGGAAAAGCATCCAAATGTCGTACTCGCGTTTATTGCAGCAGGAACGGGAATCGCCTTGGAACAGGCAAAAAAGGGTGATGCGGACATGATCCTTGTACATGCACCGTCCTTAGAACAGGAGTTCATGGAGGAGGGCTATGGGGTCAATCGAAAAGTCTTCGCATACAATTTCTTCGTGGTAGTTGGTCCAAAGTCGGACCCGGCCCAGATCAATAAGAGCTCACCAATCACAGCCTTACAGAAGATCTATGCATACGGACATGCCCATAATACAAGCCTATGGGTGAGTAGGGATGACAATTCGGGAACGAATACAAAGGAGAAGGCACTCTGGGCGGCAGCGGGATTCAACTACACAATCATTCACGATGAGCCATGGTTCGTCTCATCTGGTACTGGAATGGGAACTACACTCAATATAGCTAATGAGCGGAACCTCTACACACTATCGGACATAGGGACATTCCTGAAATACAGAGCTGATGGTCTTATCGACTTGCAAAACCTTATCCAAGATGACAAGACGCTCCTCAATGTCTACAGTGCAATGGCAGTCAACAAGACGATCATAGCTCATGCCAAAATAGACATCGCAATGGAATTCATCAAGTACTTGGTGAGTGACGAGGGGCAGGAACTTATTGGAGGCTATGGTAATGAGACCTTTGACACACCACTGTTCTATCCCGCAGTCAAAGTGATCAAGACTCATTCGCCCACAGATATAGCAAATTGGATCGAGGACTATGCGTTCTTTGATGTAGGAGGCACACGTTACGAGTGCCCACCGAAATGGCGATATGGGGACTATGGAGTGTATCCGTAA
- a CDS encoding ABC transporter permease, giving the protein MTVEEEIVAITLRSLTVSGLAALLATAVGLPLGLFIGLRYFRGRDQIMGVIRGLMSVPTVALGLLLYLVFSRSGPLGFLQLLYTPMALIIGQAVLVTPIMISITAETVENVSPSIRELALTLGATERGAAASVFRESLGGVVLAISASFSRAISELGVALMVGGNLQGLTRVLTTSIALETTRGEILLGIGLTAILLILMVTFNMLLNAAEKRVRWWLWQ; this is encoded by the coding sequence TTGACGGTCGAAGAAGAGATAGTGGCGATCACACTGAGGTCTCTGACCGTGTCAGGTCTGGCCGCACTCCTTGCGACAGCGGTTGGACTGCCGCTGGGTCTCTTCATCGGCCTGAGATATTTTCGGGGGCGGGATCAGATCATGGGGGTCATTCGAGGGCTAATGAGCGTGCCAACAGTTGCACTAGGCCTGCTTCTCTATCTTGTCTTTTCAAGAAGCGGGCCACTGGGGTTTCTTCAATTACTCTATACACCGATGGCTTTGATCATTGGGCAGGCCGTGCTCGTGACCCCGATCATGATCAGCATTACGGCTGAGACCGTGGAGAACGTATCACCATCAATTAGAGAACTCGCACTGACATTGGGAGCCACCGAGAGAGGTGCTGCTGCCTCGGTCTTTCGAGAGTCATTAGGTGGAGTCGTTCTTGCCATCTCTGCAAGCTTTAGCCGGGCGATCTCCGAACTTGGTGTCGCCCTCATGGTTGGGGGGAACCTCCAAGGATTGACAAGAGTCCTGACAACCTCAATAGCACTTGAGACCACCAGAGGAGAGATTCTACTGGGGATAGGCCTGACTGCGATACTCCTCATATTGATGGTCACATTCAATATGCTGTTGAATGCCGCAGAGAAGAGGGTGAGGTGGTGGCTCTGGCAATAG
- a CDS encoding ATP-binding cassette domain-containing protein — protein MALAIVEIREVTVQFDNTKVLDSVSLELNRGEALALIGPNGAGKTTLLKVLGGLLTPTTGEVLFKGRQVREETVDDLRRHATMVFQKPVLFGTTVFKNVAYGLRVRGLSEQEVRERTLEALKLVRMEGYVDRQARSLSGGEQKRVTLAMGIVIEPEILLLDEPTSYLDSEGAGIVEEFIRTVKSQRQTAIVVATHDLLQAVRMTENTALIEAGRLGAIGPSTRLIREELESIAFSTNDYNVFHGVAEDGIDSGRRLVKIRLDESVMIEALAEKVGPVTVRIPPEDIVVSREPVLSSAKNTLRGTVKHIEIDDSIVRLTIDVGIDLVVIITRSSLETLNVREEDMVYATFKASSVRVY, from the coding sequence GTGGCTCTGGCAATAGTAGAGATCAGAGAGGTGACTGTTCAGTTCGACAATACAAAAGTGCTCGACTCGGTCAGTCTCGAACTGAATCGTGGAGAGGCCCTTGCGCTAATAGGACCGAATGGCGCAGGGAAGACCACACTTCTAAAGGTCTTAGGGGGCCTGCTCACCCCTACAACAGGGGAGGTATTGTTCAAAGGGAGGCAGGTAAGAGAGGAGACCGTGGATGATCTGCGACGCCATGCCACAATGGTGTTTCAGAAACCAGTTCTCTTTGGTACAACGGTCTTCAAGAACGTGGCATACGGTCTCAGGGTGAGAGGTCTCTCAGAGCAAGAGGTCAGAGAGAGAACATTGGAAGCACTCAAACTTGTGCGGATGGAGGGATACGTGGATCGACAAGCACGTAGTCTCTCAGGGGGAGAACAGAAACGTGTCACTCTTGCAATGGGCATCGTCATTGAACCGGAGATCCTGCTTCTTGATGAACCCACATCATACCTCGATTCAGAAGGGGCGGGAATAGTCGAGGAGTTTATTCGAACCGTCAAGAGTCAGAGACAGACCGCAATTGTCGTTGCAACACATGATCTGCTTCAGGCGGTCCGTATGACAGAAAATACAGCACTAATTGAGGCGGGGCGCCTTGGTGCCATAGGACCATCGACGAGACTCATCCGAGAAGAACTAGAAAGCATCGCGTTCAGTACGAATGACTACAACGTGTTCCACGGCGTTGCAGAAGATGGCATTGACTCGGGCCGACGACTCGTCAAGATACGTCTTGACGAATCAGTTATGATCGAGGCCCTAGCAGAAAAGGTAGGACCGGTAACTGTCAGGATACCACCCGAGGACATTGTTGTATCCCGTGAGCCTGTACTCTCAAGCGCAAAAAACACGCTGAGAGGAACAGTGAAACATATTGAGATCGATGACTCAATAGTGCGACTCACTATTGATGTTGGAATTGACCTAGTCGTGATAATCACCAGATCGTCATTGGAAACTCTGAATGTGAGAGAGGAAGACATGGTCTACGCCACCTTCAAGGCATCCTCGGTTCGCGTATACTGA
- the moaA gene encoding GTP 3',8-cyclase MoaA translates to MTTKSLSGSAASQKEKLIDRYGRPVNYLRISLTQRCDHMCFFCHREGEDSPGTEMTTDEIERLVRRGSEKGIRKVKLTGGEALLREDIIEIIRRLSPLTDDLSITTNGTRLAELAQDLKRAGLDRVNVSLHSLKPEVHKAIVGVDDVELVKSGIKAAVDAGLFPVKINMTILKGYNEGEIEDMMKYAGSIGAILQLIELQPMPVESAYMNDLYFSLDEVEKRLQEKATKVKTRSLHGRRQYTIPLEEGDVQVEVVRPHHNSSFCALCTRLRVTSDGKLKPCLLRNDNLVDIHELLQIGADKLIDKELEHVTALREPYWKGGTTK, encoded by the coding sequence ATGACAACAAAATCACTCTCTGGAAGTGCCGCATCTCAAAAAGAGAAACTCATTGATAGATATGGCAGACCAGTGAATTATCTGCGGATATCCCTCACCCAGAGATGTGACCATATGTGCTTTTTTTGCCATCGGGAGGGCGAGGACAGCCCAGGCACTGAGATGACAACCGATGAGATCGAGAGGCTTGTACGACGCGGTAGTGAAAAGGGAATAAGAAAGGTCAAACTGACTGGTGGGGAAGCACTACTCCGAGAAGACATCATTGAGATAATCAGACGCCTATCACCACTGACCGACGATCTATCGATCACAACCAATGGAACTCGACTTGCCGAGCTGGCACAGGACTTGAAGAGGGCGGGACTTGACAGAGTGAATGTGAGCCTCCATTCTCTCAAACCAGAGGTCCACAAAGCGATTGTGGGAGTGGATGATGTAGAACTAGTAAAGAGCGGCATCAAGGCGGCTGTTGATGCGGGGCTATTTCCTGTCAAGATCAACATGACGATTCTCAAGGGCTACAATGAGGGCGAGATCGAGGACATGATGAAGTATGCCGGATCGATTGGCGCAATTCTTCAGCTTATCGAGCTGCAACCCATGCCTGTAGAATCCGCCTACATGAATGATTTGTACTTCAGTCTAGATGAGGTGGAGAAGAGACTACAAGAGAAGGCAACAAAGGTCAAGACCCGTTCACTTCATGGAAGAAGGCAATATACAATTCCCCTTGAAGAGGGAGATGTGCAGGTGGAGGTTGTTCGCCCACATCATAACAGTTCGTTCTGTGCGCTGTGCACTCGATTACGGGTCACCTCTGATGGAAAGCTAAAACCGTGCCTATTGAGAAACGATAACCTTGTCGACATTCACGAACTTTTACAGATTGGCGCAGACAAGCTCATTGACAAGGAACTGGAACATGTGACGGCTCTGCGAGAACCATATTGGAAAGGAGGAACGACCAAGTGA
- a CDS encoding molybdenum cofactor biosynthesis protein MoaE, which yields MIEITDQDFSIDEVVRSTVRPAMGGSVMFLGTVRDNSRGKRIEQLEFEADPELAVQELERIRQEAIQLFGVTDVSIVHRTGVLRPGENIVIIVVGAAHRDEAFKGCRYAIDELKKRAQIWKKEFAEDGSYWVGEEDDRE from the coding sequence GTGATAGAGATCACGGACCAAGACTTCTCAATCGACGAGGTTGTTCGTAGCACTGTCCGACCCGCAATGGGAGGGTCTGTGATGTTCCTTGGCACGGTCCGCGACAATAGCAGAGGAAAGAGAATTGAGCAACTTGAGTTTGAGGCCGACCCTGAACTTGCAGTTCAAGAGCTTGAACGGATTCGCCAAGAGGCCATTCAGCTCTTTGGAGTCACCGATGTATCCATTGTACATCGAACAGGGGTGCTCAGACCGGGCGAGAATATCGTGATCATAGTTGTAGGAGCAGCCCATCGAGATGAGGCATTCAAGGGTTGCAGATATGCCATTGACGAACTCAAGAAACGAGCACAAATATGGAAAAAAGAGTTCGCAGAAGACGGGAGTTATTGGGTTGGTGAAGAAGATGACCGAGAATGA
- the moaC gene encoding cyclic pyranopterin monophosphate synthase MoaC, which yields MTENDPVSMVDISEKGVVERTAEAEGEIHLHPSTIEAIRTRSTKKGDVLTVSEIAGIQAAKKTAELIPLCHQIPLSTIQISFTIEENHIVTRCLVRARYTTGVEMEALVGTTTALLSIWDMVKYLEKDEAGQYPVARLENIRVIRKEKRTIVTA from the coding sequence ATGACCGAGAATGATCCAGTAAGTATGGTGGATATCTCAGAGAAGGGTGTCGTAGAACGTACTGCTGAAGCAGAAGGTGAGATTCATCTACACCCCTCGACGATCGAGGCAATAAGAACGCGCTCGACCAAAAAGGGAGATGTACTCACAGTCTCCGAGATCGCAGGAATTCAGGCCGCAAAGAAGACAGCAGAACTCATCCCACTCTGCCATCAGATACCACTCTCGACAATTCAGATCTCATTTACAATTGAAGAGAATCATATCGTGACCAGATGCTTGGTACGGGCAAGGTATACCACAGGTGTGGAGATGGAGGCTCTCGTGGGAACGACCACAGCACTCCTCTCGATCTGGGACATGGTCAAGTATCTGGAGAAAGATGAGGCGGGACAGTATCCTGTGGCCCGTTTGGAGAACATCAGAGTGATTCGCA